Within the Bacillus sp. FSL K6-3431 genome, the region TGATGGATTGGGACGAAGTGTTCATTGAAGGATATTGTATTTTGAATAAAGATTGCAAGGCCGCAAAACGTACGGATGCAAACACGGAACTCAATGATAATGATGTGACGGCGTATGCTATGATGGCAGAAAAGATGTTTCATATGCCTATTTTTTACTTAGAATATAGTGGAACATATGGGGATCCAAAGCTTGTACAGAAAGTAAAAGATCAACTTACGGATACAAAACTTTTTTACGGCGGTGGTATTATAAATGCAGCGCAAGCGCAAGAAATGGCCCAATATGCTGATGTAGTAGTAGTCGGAAATATTGTTTATGAAAACATGAAAGAAGCATTGAAAACAGTTAAAGTGCTTAAAAACGACGACATTCGAAAAGGTAAATGATATAATTGGAACAAATGTTCTGTATAGGTGGTGTAGACGTGGAAATTTTAACAGGGCGTCTTCTTGAAGGGTTAAACCCTGAACAAGGGGAGGCTGTAAAAGCGACGGATGGTCCTTTATTAATCATGGCTGGTGCAGGTAGTGGAAAGACACGTGTGCTAACACATCGAGTAGCATATTTGATGGTTGAAAAAGGTGTTAATCCATATAATATCTTGGCGATCACATTTACAAATAAAGCCGCCCGTGAGATGAAAGAGCGGATCGGACAAATTATGGGAGGAGCAGCTGATAGTGTATGGATTTCTACCTTTCACTCTATGTGTGTACGGATATTGCGTCGAGATATTGACAGACTAGGATATAGTAGGAATTTTACAATTTTAGACACAACGGATCAGCTATCTGTCATTAAAAACATTTTAAAATCAAAAAATATTGACCCCAAAAAGTTCGAACCTAGAGCTATTCTTGGAGCGATTAGCAGTGCAAAGAACGAGCTTGTAGCTACTAAAGAATACGCTCAGCAGGCATCTGGATATTATGCTCAAGTCATTAGTGATGTATATACGGAATATCAGCGTCGACTTCGTAGAAATAATGCCCTCGACTTTGACGATTTAATCATGATAACGATTCAACTTTTTGATCAAGTACCAGAAGTACTAGAGTTTTATCAAC harbors:
- a CDS encoding heptaprenylglyceryl phosphate synthase, which encodes MYDVSQWRHVFKLDPNKMISDEDLDLICESGTDAVIVGGTDGVTLEKVLNLMARIRRYTVPCVLEVSDHEVITPGFDLYFIPTVLNSNSTEWITGHHHRAIREYGDLMDWDEVFIEGYCILNKDCKAAKRTDANTELNDNDVTAYAMMAEKMFHMPIFYLEYSGTYGDPKLVQKVKDQLTDTKLFYGGGIINAAQAQEMAQYADVVVVGNIVYENMKEALKTVKVLKNDDIRKGK